The Colletotrichum higginsianum IMI 349063 chromosome 2, whole genome shotgun sequence genome has a segment encoding these proteins:
- a CDS encoding Nedd8-like protein has protein sequence MLTSKPLSRWYLLAALAGTALITTASASDHASIEWRRCDDVHEIFSLIGQKIHVPIECSNVTVPLDYAEPNSTATLDLKVIKVPALKQPSKGSVVLHFGGPTDSGRLSMAALSETMQMQVSRSASLAERGH, from the coding sequence ATGTTGACATCAAAGCCACTGAGTCGTTGGTATTTGCTTGCCGCTCTGGCCGGCACCGCACTCATCACGACGGCATCCGCATCAGACCACGCCTCCATCGAATGGAGGAGATGTGACGACGTTCATGAGATTTTCTCCCTGATAGGGCAGAAGATTCATGTTCCCATCGAGTGTAGCAACGTCACGGTTCCGCTGGACTATGCCGAGCCCAACTCGACTGCAACCCTTGATCTCAAGGTGATCAAGGTTCCGGCATTGAAGCAACCGTCCAAGGGCAGTGTCGTTTTGCACTTCGGAGGGCCCACCGACTCTGGGAGGTTGTCGATGGCCGCGCTCAGCGAGACGATGCAGATGCAAGTATCCCGTAGTGCTTCTCTGGCGGAACGAGGCCACTGA
- a CDS encoding TAP domain-containing protein codes for MPLFCSDKSQNRSVTDVPQVNMAVTPDDRMNVGRNWAFAEVEAQRCYEYAKDKGAELVGTMYTVRDVWEIVDALGGDRLLRFWGISYGTVVGSTAAALHPDRVERLVLDGVTNPQQWWAGETWEMLTDTDKVFSGFLRTCFEKPDACVLAAKNPNATAAQLESKIYDLIDDLKYQPIPVPVSDAIPLGIIDQNMVKGVIRMGLYTPSQYPALAVRLQLLLDGDIDALIKGYTATWATNSLGDIGLTIPCTDNALRVDDLEDLMPELSRASKMSRLAGDLLSWNTHMCARWKLNSKEKFTRGFHEPIDTRSPLLIFGNEYDVVTPYVSARNISTSFPGSALVKYNAFGHGIQAQPSLCTVETMKRYLEDGVLPAEDTVCEPAAHVWEEQDWATLWEELGYQRPNSTD; via the exons ATGCCGCTGTTTTGCTCCGACAAGTCGCAGAACAGAAGCGTCACCGACGTCCCCCAAGTCAACATGGCCGTCACTCCCGATGACAGGATGAACGTTGGCAGGAACTGGGCCTTCGCGGAAGTTGAAGCGCAGAGGTGCTACGAGTATGCCAAAGACAAAGGAGCCGAGCTGGTCGGCACCATGTACACGGTCAGGGATGTGTGGGAAATCGTCGACGCGCTTGGAGGCGATCGGCTGCTTCGTTTCTGGG GAATATCGTATGGCACTGTTGTCGGCTCTACCGCGGCGGCATTGCACCCCGACCGAGTGGAGAGACTggtgctcgacggcgtcacgAATCCGCAGCAATGGTGGGCTGGCGA GACCTGGGAGATGCTGACGGACACCGACAAGGTATTCTCGGGCTTCCTGAGAACCTGTTTCGAGAAGCCGGACGCGTGCGTCTTGGCCGCGAAGAACCCCAACGCGACCGCCGCACAGCTAGAGTCCAAGATCTACGACCTCATTGATGACCTCAAATACCAGCCCATCCCGGTCCCAGTTAGCGACGCTATTCCTTTGGGGATTATCGATCAAAACATGGTCAAGGGTGTCATCCGCATGGGCCTCTACACCCCGTCCCAGTACCCGGCGCTGGCCGTCCggctccagcttctcctcgacggggacATCGACGCGCTCATTAAGGGATACACGGCCACCTGGGCGACGAACAGCCTAGGAGACATCGGTCTGACGATCCCCTGCACTGATAATGCCCTTCGggtcgacgacctggagGACCTGATGCCGGAGCTCAGCAGAGCCTCCAAGATGAGCCGCCTGGCAGGCGACCTCCTGTCCTGGAACACGCACATGTGCGCCCGCTGGAAGCTGAACTCCAAGGAGAAGTTCACGCGCGGCTTCCACGAGCCCATCGACACCAGAAGCCCGCTGCTCATCTTCGGCAACGAGTACGACGTCGTCACCCCTTACGTGTCGGCCAGGAACATCAGCACGTCCTTCCCGGGCAGCGCCCTGGTCAAGTACAACGCCTTCGGACACGGTATCCAGGCCCAACCGTCGCTGTGCACGGTCGAGACGATGAAGCGGTACCTCGAGGACGGGGTCCTGCCGGCCGAGGACACCGTCTGCGAGCCGGCGGCGCATGTTTGGGAGGAGCAGGACTGGGCGACTCTTTGGGAGGAGCTCGGGTATCAGAGACCCAACTCCACTGATTAA
- a CDS encoding Oxidoreductase: protein MTAEPFVLRWGIMATGAMSEYPATRGVGDVAHEIAAVSSSKDPRRALDFLGRIGHPAPAGVATYGSYAQLVRDPGVDVVYVATPHSHHFQNAMLALRAGKNVLCEKPLTVTAEQARRLYATARERGLFLLEGVWTRFFPLSAEIRRLVGAGAIGKVYRVTADLSRANGSKEPGSARLGYDDSHRMVNPDLAGGVLLGLGVYPLTWVFQILYHMQPEAVKERPQVLSTVQKYATGIDESATVVLNFPEHGTMGIATSSLRVATDPGSSGMPAVRIQGSAGEIQVEHPAYKPLSFKVIRTAGDGAEVEVVECPQPQDPGRAWGNGTFWEADESARCIRDGKLESETMPWSESVLVMETMEQVLREAAVTYPDLIASHEFDVDSPLNTGK from the exons ATGACGGCTGAGCCGTTTGTGCTTCGATGGGGGATCATGGCCACCGGGGCCATGTCCGAAT ACCCAGCGAcgcgcggcgtcggcgacgtcgcgcACGAGATCGCCGCGGTCTCGTCCTCCAAGGACCCCCGACGAGccctcgacttcctcggcCGCATCGGCCACCCCGCcccggccggcgtcgcgACCTACGGCTCCTACGCGCAACTCGTCCGGGAccccggcgtcgacgtcgtctaCGTCGCGACCCCGCACAGCCACCACTTCCAAAACGCCATGCTCGCCCTGCGGGCCGGCAAGAACGTCCTCTGCGAGAAGCCCCTGACCGTCACCGCGGAGCAGGCCCGGCGGCTGTACGCGACGGCCCGCGAGAGGGGGCTGTTCCTCCTGGAAGGCGTCTGGACGCGGTTCTTCCCGCTGAGCGCCGAGATCCGCcggctcgtcggcgccggcgccatcgggAAGGTGTACCGCGTCACGGCGGACCTGTCGCGGGCGAACGGCAGCAAGGAGCCCGGGAGCGCGAGGCTCGGCTACGACGACTCGCACAGGATGGTCAACCCGgacctggccggcggcgtgctgctcggcctcggcgtctaCCCGCTCACCTGGGTCTTCCAGATCCTGTACCACATGCagcccgaggccgtcaaggagagGCCGCAGGTCCTGTCCACGGTACAGAAGTACGCCACGGGAATCGACGAgtccgccaccgtcgtcctCAACTTCCCGGAGCACGGCACGATGGGCATAGCCACCTCGTCCCTCCGAGTGGCGACCGACCCGGGGAGCTCAGGGATGCCGGCCGTCCGCATCCAAGGCTCGGCCGGCGAGATCCAGGTCGAACACCCGGCTTACAAGCCGCTCTCGTTCAAGGTGATCAGGAcggcgggcgacggcgccgaggtggaggTGGTTGAGTGCCCTCAGCCGCAAGATCCGGGCAGGGCTTGGGGCAACGGCACGTTCTGGGAGGCGGACGAGAGCGCACGCTGCATACGAGACGGTAAGCTGGAGAGCGAGACCATGCCCTGGTCGGAGAGCGTCCTCGTCATGGAGACCATGGAACAGGTGCTGCGGGAGGCGGCCGTCACGTATCCTGACTTGATAGCCAGCCACGAATTCGACGTCGATAGCCCGCTCAACACCGGGAAGTGA
- a CDS encoding Carboxylic ester hydrolase: MQLSALLSSLSLLGAALAVPDDTRPLEDRAAKTATVVLDTATVVGNVMNKVESFGGIPYAKPPTGPLRLKPPVRLTGNIGTFDATGPAAACPQMITSSDNQNVLLDLLGDIANLPFVQKATGQTEDCLSITVARPEGTKADAKLPVLYWIFGGGFQLGWSSMYDGTSLVQQSVDIGKPFIFVAVNYRVAGFGFMPGKEILADGSANLGLLDQRMGLEWVADNIAAFGGDPAKVTIWGESAGAISVFDQMALYNGDNKYKGKALFRGAIMNSGSLAPTDPVDCPKGQAVYDKVVAEAGCSGSADTLNCLREVDYTTFLNAVTSLPGILSYNSIALSYLPRPDGRTLTASPDVLAKNGQYAAVPMIIGNQEDEGTLFGLFQANLTSTDKLVSYLKDYFFAGATEDQLRAYVDTYDDGLLSDILNGSPFRTGLFNEIFPGFKRRSAVLGDLVFTLTRRFFLKLAIAAHPDVPSWSYLASYNYGTPILGTFHGSDLIQVFYGIKDNYAARSIRTYYTNFVHALDPNVGSNGQYPNWPKWSQGQNLIQFFADKAGSLKDDFRQASADWIVNNAASLHL, translated from the exons ATGCAGCTTTCCGCCCTCCTCTCGTCCCTCTCCCTTTTGGGAGCCGCGTTGGCGGTCCCGGACGACACTCGGCCCTTGGAAGACAGGGCCGCCAAGACCGCGaccgtcgtcctcgacacgGCGACCGTCGTCGGGAACGTCATGAACAAGGTCGAGTCCTTTGGCGGGATCCCCTACGCCAAACCGCCCACCGGCCCGCTCCGGCTGAAGCCCCCCGTGCGCCTGACCGGGAACATCGGCACCTTCGACGCCAccggccccgccgccgcctgcccgCAGATGATCACCTCCTCCGACAACCAGaacgtcctcctcgaccttttGGGAGACATCGCGAACCTGCCCTTCGTCCAGAAGGCAACGGGTCAGACCGAGGACTGCCTCAGCATCACCGTAGCCCGTCCCGAGGGCACCAAGGCTGATGCGAAGCTGCCCGTCCTCTACTGGATTTTTGGAGGTGGCTTCCAG CTCGGATGGTCCTCCATGTACGACGGCACCAGCCTCGTCCAGCAAAGCGTCGACATCGGCAAGcccttcatcttcgtcgccgtgAACTACCGCGTCGCCGGTTTCGGCTTCATGCCCGGCAAGGagatcctcgccgacgggtccgccaacctcggcctcctcgaccagcGGATGGGCCTCGAATGGGTCGCCGACAACATCGCGGcgttcggcggcgacccggCCAAGGTCACCATCTGGGGCGagtccgccggcgccatctcCGTCTTCGACCAGATGGCCCTGTACAACGGCGACAACAAGTACAAGGGCAAGGCCCTCTTCCGCGGCGCCATCATGAACTCGGGCAGCCTCGCGCCCACGGATCCCGTCGACTGCCCCAAAGGCCAGGCCGTCTACGACaaggtcgtcgccgaggccggctgcagcggcagcgccgacaCGCTCAACTGCCTGCGCGAGGTCGACTACACCACCTTCCTCAACGCCgtcacctccctccccggCATCCTCTCGTACAACTCCATCGCGCTCTCCTACCTGCCCCGCCCGGACGGCCGGACCCTCACGGCGAGCCccgacgtcctcgccaaGAACGGCCAGTACGCGGCCGTGCCCATGATCATCGGCAAccaggaggacgagggcaCCCTCTTCGGCCTGTTCCAGGCCAACCTCACCTCCACCGACAAGCTCGTGTCGTACCTCAAGGACTACttcttcgccggcgccaccgaGGACCAGCTCCGCGCCTACGTCGACACctacgacgacggcctgctgAGCGACATCCTCAACGGCAGCCCGTTCCGCACCGGCCTCTTCAACGAGATCTTCCCGGGCTTCAAGCGCCGctccgccgtcctcggcgacctcgtcttcaccctcacccgccgcttcttcctcaagctcgccatcgccgcccacCCGGACGTGCCCTCGTGGTCCTACCTCGCCTCCTACAATTACGGCACCCCGATCCTCGGCACCTTCCACGGCTCCGACCTCATCCAGGTCTTCTACGGCATCAAGGACAACTACGCCGCCCGCAGCATCCGCACCTACTACACCAACTTCGTCCACGCCCTCGACCCCAACGTGGGGTCCAACGGCCAGTACCCCAACTGGCCCAAGTGGTCCCAGGGCCAGAACCTGATCCAGTTcttcgccgacaaggccggcaGCCTGAAGGACGACTTCCGGCAGGCCAGCGCGGACTGGATCGTGAACAACGCGGCGAGCCTGCACCTGTAG
- a CDS encoding Heterokaryon incompatibility protein, with the protein MWRTLAANLALRMQGFTLDELPKTLQDAVWVTRGLGVLYLWVDSLCIVQDDARDWNRESKRMEDVYASAYCTIAATSAPDSSTGFLGGLPRNDGLFVESADGRAAYVSTNVADFDDDVNASGLNRRAWVMQERLLSPRTIHFTSNQVYGECGEGIYAGNGVFLRTRRGTKRYFQIDPRFPDRLRSSGFATTWEFLRSLLEDYSRRGITEPSDRAVAVSGLMARVQKALPCPVHHGIMDWYLHRSLLWHRGKADTRGKIDYKSSTVPSWSWMAYEGPVGFLPDGFGTLDRFGHVSFDRTSLTTTVWEFTEPGLRAVDVGIDSGRDHIYDSKGRSRGWITLDGDTESPFPRYLAVLARLKGVQVEERKYYVLFLQPMKSQEGEERLWQMAYERLGMGVLEGDCELRNVGQGGVF; encoded by the exons ATGTGGCGCACTCTGGCAGCAAACCTAGCGTTACGCATGCAGGGGTTCACGCTCGACGAGCTGCCCAagaccctccaagacgccGTCTGGGTAACGCGGGGGCTTGGGGTACTATACCTCTGGGTCGACTCGCTCTGCATCGTCCAGGATGACGCCCGGGACTGGAACCGGGAGTCGAAGCGGATGGAGGACGTCTATGCCTCGGCATACTGCACGATAGCAGCCACGTCCGCCCCGGACTCGAGCACCGGGTTCCTGGGAGGGCTGCCACGCAACGATGGCCTCTTTGTCGAGAGCGCCGATGGGCGGGCTGCATACGTCTCTACGAACGTGGCAgactttgacgacgacgtcaacgCGTCCGGACTCAACCGACGGGCGTGGGTCATGCAGGAGCGGCTCCTCTCGCCGCGGACGATACACTTCACCAGCAACCAGGTGTACGGAGAGTGCGGGGAGGGCATCTACGCGGGGAACGGCGTTTTTCTGCGAAC gaggagggggaccAAACGATACTTCCAGATCGACCCCAGGTTCCCGGACCGGCTCCGAAGCTCGGGGTTCGCGACGACCTGGGAGTTTCTCCGGTCGCTGCTGGAGGACTACTCGCGGCGCGGCATCACGGAGCCGTCGGACAGGGCGGTCGCCGTTTCCGGGCTGATGGCGCGTGTGCAAAAGGCGCTGCCGTGCCCGGTCCACCACGGCATCATGGACTGGTATCTCCACAGGTCTCTGCTCTGGCACCGGGGAAAGGCGGACACAAGGGGCAAGATTGACTACAAGTCGTCGACCGTGCCCTCGTGGTCGTGGATGGCCTATGAGGGGCCGGTCGGGTTTCTGCCTGATGGGTTCGGGACCCTGGATCGGTTCGGTCACGTTTCATTCGACAGGAcgtcgttgacgacgaccGTTTGGGAGTTTACTGAACCTGGTTTGCGGGCGGTTGACGTGGGAATCGACAGTGGCCGTGACCACATCTATGATTCTAAGGGACGGTCGCGCGGCTGGATCACCCTTGACGGGGATACCGAGTCGCCTTTTCCACGATACTTGGCCGTGCTTGCAAGGCTGAAGGGGGTCCAAGTTGAGGAACGCAAGTATTACGTGTTGTTCCTTCAGCCCATGAAGTCGCAGGAGGGTGAAGAACGCCTGTGGCAGATGGCGTATGAAAGACTTGGGATGGGCGTGCTGGAGGGGGATTGCGAGTTGAGAAACGTTGGGCAAGGCGGCGTATTTTGA